The Mauremys reevesii isolate NIE-2019 linkage group 1, ASM1616193v1, whole genome shotgun sequence genome segment AACAGGCTTCATACGAGGCACTTGCTTTGAATTAACGTTTTCATGAGTACATAATCAGACAAGCCCAGGTTGGAGTCTCTACCAGTAGTTAGTTTCTGAACCCCTATTATGGGCACTTTTGCCAGGGTGGCACTTCTGCACTAGCTTcaggattttattttaatatgaGTGCCACATAGTGTCTGCATTTACAAGCAAGTTTCACCCAGGACAAAagcgaggggggggggagggggaagaactgGTTCTGAGAAAAATGTAATGTTAAACAAGTctattaaagttaagcacttatTTGCTATATTAGCATTTCTTGGAACAAACAGTGCTACTAAATGCAAGCATTTGTACAATTCATAGCCCACGTGCGGACACAACAGCTTGGCTATAATCTGAAATCTTGGTAACTTCTAGATCACAGTATaagcacttttttctttttaataatcaGCTGTTTCAGCAACACAATGAGGACACTACGCACACTGCAGTGATTTTGTGTTTTCCCATTTATTTAGAAGTTCCAAGTTCCCAGAAATTCACCAGTTTTGGTGATTTGCCTCCCAAGTCTCAATTActaaatgtaaaacaaaaataaagggcTAATCTGTCAGTCTCAAATCATACTTATCTTCAGTCATGATCCTGCATCTCAATCCACTAAGTCATCCACACAGAAACCCATTGGAGAGAGCTGTGCCAGCAGATCCAATTACAGTTGCAGACCTTTCAAGTCTTATGCTAAGCACATCTGTCAGTTGTTAAGTCACACCATGTGCAAGGTAACATTTGACCTTTTCAATACCATACCCAATGGCACTAGAATTCCCATCAGCCCTTGTGGAACAACTGTGAATATCAAAGGAGTCAGTACACCCCAGGGTCATGTTTTAATTATGGGGGCTGTGACTGAACCCTGGTTAGTCTCTCTCATGCTTTTTGTTAGGGTTAAGACCACTCCCTACTCATCATTTGTTACATAACTACCACTACCGTATGTCTACACAATACAGATTAGTGTTTGCAAACAGAGCATCTTCCCACTGCCAGGAGTTCTGTATGTGACCTGCCAGAGGACTTCAGTTGGCATCAGGAGCTCTGGTCACTTGGGTGCACAGTGAGTTGGGTAAGGGTTATATATTAAATTGGCTGATGAAGGGTGTACTGCCATCTGCAGGCTTATTAGTGAGTCTGGTTGAGCCAGGTCTGCAGTTCTAATGGAATTCCATGCATTTTTGTGGGATCATTATACATAAGGCAACAGCATTGGTTTGTTTACCCCTTCTGCATGCTAAAGAGCACCGTAACacaaaaaaaagttacttttgaGACTCCTCGCCCAGTCGTATTTCCAGAATAGGGAGTGTACTATCTGAGCACTCTGCAATCAAGAGGTATGAAAGATGATGATGACGACAATTTTAGTCTGTTCTGTGGAAGGCATTGCTATGCCAGTGATTTCTGATAGCCTCAGTCAGTTCCTAGCCTTTAATAACAGCAATAGGTCTCAATTTAATAGCTTTCTTGCTGATGCCAGCAGCATGGCAGGTGTTAACCACATCTGTCACATTCTTATAGGATTCTGGTGcctaaaaagagagagacacaaaatTAGACACATGCCTCTTGCTTTACCTTTCTACTCTGTTAAAATAGGGGAACTTACTCATTGAGGAACTAGTTATTTTTACAAAGCTAAAAGATTAGTGAACCACTTGAAGGACATAGCAAGTTTCTGTCTTATTCTGGGGAGAAGAATCAAGCTATTTTGAAGATATTCAGGAACTGAACTAGCCACCATACTGGACtcagcagcaggagagaggaCACCAGGTGCCTGCGCCATGGAACAAGCCACTCCAACTTCCTTCCAGAAAGAGGCAGCCTATAAAGATTAACTTTCACAGTCCTATTAGTATCTGGAATCATCAGGGAAAACCTCCATGGAGTTTTCCCTGATGCCATCATTTGGGCAAAGGACTAGATTGGGCTGGTTTCGAATGCAGGCTCTTCATGTGACACTTGAGAACCTGACAGCATCAGGAATGCAAGAGTGGCTCCTCTAATGCCCCAGTGGACAATTTGCTGTCTAACAGAGTACACATCCAatcagaaatttaaaaaacttACTTCTTCCATGACCAGCTTGGGGGAAGCAACACGGATTGCAATCCCCATGTCAGCCAGCTTGTCCAACACATCCTGGAAGTCCAAGTTTCGTCGAGATTTCGCTCGGGACAATGCACGACCCTAAACAATAGATTTAGATTATTTCACTTTGTTTTGTAGTTACCACGAAGAGTAAGAGTTGCTTTACTAAGACCGACAGACAGtggaaataaaaaaatcacacccctaggtGTTTCATTCCAGGCAAGACAGCATTTGCAGAAGTAATCATGAACAAATTTTATACTTAAACTAACCAGAGACTTGATGGGATAGAATACCCAGAATGTCTTACTTGAGGTTTACTTTTGGGGATTTCTGGTGCTATGTACACAAACCCCCAAGTAGCAAAATATTCAGTTTGATGCAAAGATTACATGCCTCAGGAGAGCTGAGAAACAGGAGACAGCAGTAAAATGCATAGGTGCTCTGAGGTTCCTGCATAATTAATAGCACATCCTGAAGCGTTGTTAGGGATCACTACATGCACAACAATCCACAGCATGCAGGTATCTAGGATTCCTGTAGGTCTCTCCAGTGATGAGCTCCCCAAATCCTAAGAACCGGTTCCCTATCGGGTCCTTGGCGGCACTTCtgtggcgggggggtggggtggcatgtgtgtgtgtgtcttcactcactccgggtttTCAACAGCAGGTCCTtcacctggagcgagtgaaggacctgccgccgaagtcccAGTAGGGAACCATGCGGTGAGTacagtacaagccccacatgcctgtctctcttccctcccctccccccacccatctgACCCCAACCCAcatcctgcccctgactgctccctcaGAACCCGCAAGTTTCTCCTCCCcaaccggggtagcagcagcagctccaggggctatttaaagggccggggctcccctgcttctaccaccccggtcctttaaatagctgccggaaccctggggaagcagcagtgctccggcggctatttaaaggaccggggcaGTAGCGGCAGCTAGAGCTCCGGCCCTTTAAAGAGCCCCTGGAGACCCCCgctatcccagggctctggggggtatttaaagggccacggctcccctgcttctaccaccctggtcctttaaatagccgccagagCCCTGGAGTAGTAGCCCAGctctggcggctatttaaagggccggggtggtagaagcagcaggagccccagactttttaaaatagcccccagggctccagcagtggggctctggtggcaatttaaagggcctaggtctccagcccctgctgggagccccaggccctttaaattgcccccccCGGGGAAGCCGGACCACCCCTTTAGCAATTGGTTCTAcactggcttctaaatttaacaaccagttcttgtgaaccggtgcgaaccggctccagctcaccactgggtctCTCTTTTCATCCAAACTGCTAGGTAGTCAGTATCCACAATCTGGGCTTTAACTGGGTGAGGAAGCTGCAACCATTTCTTTCCACTGTTAAAGAAGCCCTCGCCCCACCTCCTTCCACCAAGGGAAGTGCTTTGCATGGGCATCCTCAAGGCTTCCATTCCAGTTCTTAGTTCTGGGCTGTCAGTGTttggtggtggggctctgtccaccACACCAACCCTTTTTGTAGGCAAGGAAGCTAACTGttagccagagaaagaggcatcAATAGTGCACAAGGCACACCATCTGCAGCACTCCATAGGCTGGAGATCTGGGAATCTTATCTCCCCTACCCACAAGTGTAACAGCACACTGGCTGCCCCCTGAGCAGCTGTCTTTTGGATATCCCATCACAATCCCTTCTTTAACTGTTTTTTGTACTTACAGCTCCATGGCACGTGGTTCCAAAGGTCTCGGTCATGCCTTGTTCAGTACCAGTAAGAACATAGCTACAGGTTCCCATTGTCCCACCAATCAGTACTGGCTGTCCAGTCAGCTAGGGgcgcaaacaaaaaaataataatcccaATTTAAGATAAAAATCACTCAAGATTTAAGACAGACAGTTTTGTTCCATAAACGATATAAGGGGACCAGGGGAGCCATCAAATGAATTCAGGATCACATATCCATGAAGGAGTGCTGGCAAGCCTCTGGCTGTgtacccaggactcctgagtcaCTAGATGGACTTGAAAACGCAGGCAGTGTATAAAAATGCTCATCATCATGAGGAGGCCAGGCAAACAGACACAGTTTGCTCTAAGGCACGGGTGGGtgaactttttggcctgagggccacatctgggtatggaaattttatggcgggccatgaatgctcatgaaattgggggttagGATGTGGGAAGATCATGCAGGCAATTGTAGATTGGGGAAGAAAGGTGAATCAGGAAGTGTCCAAAAGTTTCAATACAAGCCTGAGGATACTGGTTGACGCTGACAAGAGTTCCAATATAATTAATTTGCTACCCCGTTTGAACTGAAACATTTAAAATCTTCCTTGGTTAGTAATACAGGAACCCTTCCTATTCATCTGAAACCCTCTCCCCTGCCTCTACCTCCCTCTAAAGTTAACCGTACTTGGTAATCAACAGCAATGAGAGGATGATGAGGAGGGAAAGCCCTGGTTGATCCCTTtctgtgcaccagcagggtccgCTCTTTTCCATCCACCACATGCTGCTCCACTTTGGCAATGTTATGAGACACATCATAGATGACATGAAGATCTAGGTCATCAGGGGTTGTGTTGAAGACTTTAGCGAAGGCCTAAGGGAGAAAGTTTGGATGTAAACACAGGAGCAATCCCTCACAGTTATAGAAGCCTTGAAGCTCTCCCTGATTTttaggggttaaaagcagcagaCTCATTTGAAAATGGCCTGTCACGGGAAACAGTGTGTCAGAAAACAGACCACTGCAACTAAATGAAGTGACAGGTAAGGCAACACTTTCAGTTCAGCCTCGCTGGTTCTAGAAACACTGGGCCAAATGTAGCCCTGGCATAAGTGAATGCaatgtcactgaagtcaattgagctGTGCAAAATTTACTCTACAACCGAATTGGACCGATTCACTGGAAGGTTGGATCCTTCTGAAAGTATTAGAAATCAATCAGGAAGACTTAGAACACCAGAGATCAATCAAAAAGCTGTGAAACAACATGCCTTAATATTTCCTCTTCTGCTAGTTTGAGGGTAACAATAGAGACCTCAGAACTTAGCTTTTGAAAATGGAGCgttggcacttctgaaaattttaccctctcAAACTGGCAGAAGAAGAAATGTTAAGATGCGTCATTCTACATCTTTTAGATGTAGCCCAGATGTAACCCAGTGATACTTTCCTGCTGGTAAAAGGTATTGGACTGATTGCTCTTGAGACTGAAGTCTTCTCTTAAACCAACAAGTTGATATAGCACAGGCAGCAGAAAAGTACAAGCTTCACCCAGCTGCTCATCATCATGGCTCAAAATGTTTTACCTTGTTCCAGGGACCTTTAAAAGAACCAGAATACTTGCAGCAGTACAGAAGCTCTGCTCCTACCTGTCTGGTTAGGAAAGTCATGGAAGAGCGGTTGACCCATGCATAGTTCCCAGCTGCTGCCATTCCCTTTAGGTAGTCCTGTCCCTCTGGGGAGGCAATTCTGGCACATGCCAACTGGCGATCATTAACTATGATCTTGTCCCGTTTCATGGCTTTCTCCATAGCCACTAAAGCAtctggggaaaaaacacaaaataCAACCAGCCTGTCACCTCTACCTTGAAAGACTTTAGATCTGGATTCACAGGCACAAAACACAGCTCCCCTCTCAGAGGTATCAGAAGGTGGTTGAACCTTCAACTTCCTCTTAAAATTAGAAGTGAATGTGTGGAATGATGACTTCAGTTGTTGGTACACAGGGTCCTATAGTACAACCTTCAGAGTGAAAGTAATCGAACTAGGTGCCTGGGAGAAAAGATGTGCTCCTTAGAGCATGTGTTTTAAGTTTTAACTACCTAATAGGTACAGTTAAAGTCCTAGGAGTATGGTTTAGAGGTCTTAGCACAGCACTCAGTGCAGGAACTCTGATGTTCTAAACACAGCTCTAACACTGACTTTTTCTATGATCTCTGGAAAGTTACCacctctctccttttcctcttatttctattacagtagtGCTTAGGGATCCCAATCAAGGATTAGAGTCTCATTATACTAAGCAAATACAGACAAATAAAGACAGCTCACAATCTCGATATCTGTCCCATTCCCCCACAATCTCAAATGGAGATAATTACCTACCTCATAAGGGCTGTTTAAGGATTAACTCATTGTTTTTAAAGCACAATATAAGTACTGAATATATTCTAATAAACTTGACTGGTTAATGGGGTTTATTGTGAGCAGCAGACTATTCTGAAGAGATTTTAATCTTATTTCAGCTCTTATAAAAGTAGTCTTATCACAGAATATACCTGTAGCTACTTGATGGCCCAGGCCTCTGCTGCCGCTGTGGATCATTACACACACTTGTCCCTTGTGATCAATGCCCATCTTCCTGGCAGCATACTCGTTATAAATGTCATCCACCACTTGGATCTCAGCATAATGGTTTCCTGCTCCCAGGGTCCCCAGCTGCCAATTACAACAACATATCTTAGCCATCTACTGATTAGACACTGGACAAAAAGTAAGCCCTTGGGAACAGAGGAATGGCTGTCTCCTTTGGAGGGGATTATGAAGGAAGAGTCATGGGTTTATGTGCAATATGGTGAATTGTAATAGAATGTGGTTAGAAAGTGGCAGTAGTGCTGCCACTTTCAGCAAGCACACTGAGGAATACTTAAAAGGAAGGAATAGATTCTAAAACACAGATAGTAAAGAGAAGCCGCCTTTACATAGCCTTAGTAATAGGGCTGTggcaatgtctacactagagtttacagtggcacagctgtagcaatgcagctgtgccactgtaagatctcgCATGTAACTGCTCTATGCaaatgggagagagttctcccattgacataattaaaccacccccaacatcTGGCAGTAGCTATAGCGGCGGCAAAACCTCTACCACCATCATAGTGCTGCGTATACTACCACTTACGCCAGTATGgcgtgtggttttttcacaccccagagcaacataagttttgctgacataagtgataGCGTAGACATGACCAAAAAGTTCATAAATACAACAAacaggtggattttttttaaagccacattCCTGGAGAACTCAGTCATCAATGATGGAGATTTGGTCTGAGCataggactgggagccagaatCTCCCAACTTCTAATCCTGGTTTTGACACCAACTCCGTACATTTGGGAAATTCACTGAACTATGTGAAACAGATAATTACCTGCTCCACAGGTAATTA includes the following:
- the RTCB gene encoding RNA-splicing ligase RtcB homolog translates to MSRSYNDELQYLDKLDKTSWRIKKGFVPNMNVEGVFYVNEPLEKLMFEELRNACRGGGAGGFLPAMKQIGNVAALPGIIHRSIGLPDVHSGYGFAIGNMAAFDMSDPDAVVSPGGVGFDINCGVRLLRTNLDESDVQPVKEQLAQAMFDHIPVGVGSKGVIPMNAKDLEEALEMGVDWSLREGYAWAEDKEHCEEYGRMLQADPNKVSSRAKKRGLPQLGTLGAGNHYAEIQVVDDIYNEYAARKMGIDHKGQVCVMIHSGSRGLGHQVATDALVAMEKAMKRDKIIVNDRQLACARIASPEGQDYLKGMAAAGNYAWVNRSSMTFLTRQAFAKVFNTTPDDLDLHVIYDVSHNIAKVEQHVVDGKERTLLVHRKGSTRAFPPHHPLIAVDYQLTGQPVLIGGTMGTCSYVLTGTEQGMTETFGTTCHGAGRALSRAKSRRNLDFQDVLDKLADMGIAIRVASPKLVMEEAPESYKNVTDVVNTCHAAGISKKAIKLRPIAVIKG